From Paenibacillus graminis, a single genomic window includes:
- a CDS encoding ACT domain-containing protein: protein MKGIITVLGKDKVGIIAKVCTYLAGHNLNILDISQTIIQDYFNMMMIVDISAPSKSFEEIVEDLQQVGEEIGVEIKLQHEDIFNIMHRI from the coding sequence TTGAAGGGGATTATCACAGTACTGGGAAAAGACAAAGTCGGTATTATTGCCAAGGTCTGCACCTATCTCGCAGGCCACAATTTGAACATTCTGGACATCTCACAGACCATCATACAGGATTACTTCAACATGATGATGATCGTGGATATTTCCGCACCCAGCAAATCCTTTGAGGAGATTGTGGAGGATCTGCAGCAGGTGGGTGAAGAGATCGGCGTGGAAATCAAGCTTCAGCATGAGGATATCTTCAATATTATGCATCGGATTTAA
- a CDS encoding DUF421 domain-containing protein, with the protein MDYVSVLVKLTAGFVGLWAMARLLGKKEISALTPFDFISAVILGDLVGNTIYEPDKSVLLLLFALAVWTVLSIIFEKITQRVRKLRKPLEGEPEILIRDGKIDLAKLRKNNLDFEQLRMMLRAKDTFSMNEVAYAIYETNGSLSILKKPQFEPATREELDIKPQHTRLPRSLVESGVVQQATLASLGYDETWLRRKLQEEGHPDLDSVAYAEINEEGELAIIPSTLQHAKPGEY; encoded by the coding sequence ATGGATTATGTGTCTGTACTGGTGAAGCTTACAGCCGGATTTGTCGGGTTATGGGCTATGGCAAGATTATTGGGCAAAAAGGAAATTTCCGCACTAACCCCTTTCGATTTTATCTCGGCCGTAATTCTTGGCGATTTGGTAGGGAATACCATCTATGAGCCGGATAAATCTGTACTGCTGCTGTTGTTTGCGCTGGCTGTCTGGACGGTGCTTTCCATTATATTTGAAAAGATTACCCAGCGGGTGCGCAAGCTGCGCAAACCGCTGGAGGGAGAGCCGGAGATCCTTATCCGGGACGGGAAGATCGACCTCGCCAAGCTGCGCAAAAATAATCTTGACTTCGAGCAGCTGCGGATGATGCTGCGTGCGAAGGATACGTTCTCGATGAATGAGGTGGCATATGCCATCTATGAAACCAACGGATCACTGAGCATCCTTAAGAAGCCGCAATTCGAGCCTGCCACGCGGGAGGAGCTGGACATCAAACCGCAGCACACCCGGCTGCCCCGCAGTCTGGTGGAATCCGGTGTGGTGCAGCAGGCCACGCTGGCCAGTCTGGGGTACGACGAGACCTGGCTGCGCAGGAAGCTTCAGGAGGAAGGTCACCCGGATCTTGATTCTGTAGCTTATGCGGAAATCAACGAAGAGGGGGAGCTGGCAATCATCCCTTCAACCTTGCAGCATGCGAAACCAGGTGAATATTAA
- a CDS encoding response regulator transcription factor — MQKVLIVDDEEVLRMLIEDTLEDLEHVEIHTAENGAEALTKLSEQLYDLVILDYMMPEMTGIEVLEALDAEQKNAMPIMMLTAKAQENDRSKAREAGARFFMPKPFSPMELLQIVEGILNENSDTL, encoded by the coding sequence ATGCAAAAAGTACTTATAGTGGATGATGAAGAGGTTCTGCGGATGCTGATTGAAGACACGCTGGAGGACCTGGAGCATGTGGAGATTCATACAGCCGAGAACGGTGCCGAGGCACTTACCAAGCTGTCAGAGCAGCTGTATGATCTGGTCATTCTGGATTATATGATGCCCGAGATGACCGGAATTGAAGTGCTGGAGGCGCTGGACGCAGAACAAAAAAACGCCATGCCCATCATGATGCTGACCGCCAAGGCTCAGGAGAACGACCGCAGTAAAGCCCGGGAAGCCGGAGCGCGGTTTTTTATGCCCAAGCCGTTCAGCCCTATGGAACTCCTGCAAATTGTGGAGGGCATTCTAAATGAGAACAGCGATACTCTCTAA
- the lspA gene encoding signal peptidase II: protein MLFYLITILVVIVDQAAKWGVRSNMQLGETIQVWSGHLQFTYYENSGAAFSSFQGYGKYFAIIAVLFVAGIFYYRRKGELRGPILEAATGFLAGGAAGNAIDRVIYHQVTDFLVFGSRGGILNLADLAINAGGLLVVVHLLKEPLKRVMTKR, encoded by the coding sequence ATGCTATTTTATCTGATAACCATCTTGGTTGTAATCGTAGACCAGGCTGCCAAGTGGGGGGTACGCTCCAATATGCAGCTTGGGGAGACCATTCAGGTGTGGAGCGGACACTTGCAATTTACATATTATGAGAACAGCGGGGCAGCATTCAGCTCATTTCAGGGTTATGGCAAATATTTTGCCATCATCGCTGTGCTCTTTGTTGCTGGAATATTTTATTACAGACGCAAGGGGGAACTTCGCGGCCCCATTCTGGAAGCGGCCACGGGGTTCCTGGCCGGCGGGGCTGCCGGCAACGCCATTGACCGGGTTATTTACCACCAGGTGACCGATTTTCTGGTCTTCGGCAGCCGGGGAGGCATCCTGAATCTCGCAGACCTGGCGATCAACGCCGGAGGTCTGCTGGTAGTAGTTCACCTGCTGAAAGAACCGCTCAAGCGGGTTATGACCAAAAGATAA
- a CDS encoding ATP-binding protein: MRTAILSNRSIKTKYYRIITLLFLLLVVTVTILFFYINSQQSRLRAEREVLQTKANTIDALAGALNEVFFRARGYVALKNSNELTLLNTALENLDGILDQYATLNLSPEEAEYRDALSTFYTNYKSKTLPKAIQLVESDDYEGIRTLSQSGSTQALNDFLAYTKAFKDNSDKQLSEMADRSIRKADGYTVAAFGISAFLLLFFTLMIWRMLKVLIDPIVRLEEATHSLAAGEAVLLGRLHKQDEIGRLYEAFLNMAHSIQDKEEELTMQNEELQAQQDELQDQQFKLERSLIEIESIMKALNQTSAVGILSDKGLFTYANDNLSKYTGYSHSEMLGYPFRLLELLNITDSQLEQIFNKLSTGGIWSGEVETLVKDGSASVWLHMTVMPYLNDEGRVYQYILIANNITSLKSVQQQLAVTLQNTEQTTVMLERYNQLNHELTYTLDKQEFAEKFSRFMNQIYAFDSSLFFLVKDKIAIVKGVPQEKVEQYLDHNHLDMLHRLQEDKSYIVKRTGSPREQGISPDEVVCYDYYTSVVGGSGEILAVFCGSRIGHPFTEEEISEIQGLVSRVALAIERIMMYEEIEHGRKLNQDIVNNVNEGIQFVNTEGVMQHINKALSQLFHYEWTEGSLIPAEDWLDAFTGKSNESAELRSFYENAMAETAMDSSTMKYSLGKEEIQHVDVYAIPVLRREERIGTLFVHRDITREYELDVMKSELVSTVSHELRTPLSSVLGFTELLLSKTMKPEKQLKYLETIHKEAKRLTELINDFLDLQRMESGTQQYNVEPAHLSEIVLGVIDQYKLSSTHHILFEDEAVLDEVSVDKDKIVQVLTNLLSNAIKFSPGSHEVKVMLHNEPGRILVQIQDQGLGIPKNQIGQLFQKFRRVDNSASKRIGGTGLGLAICKEIIEKHKGTIGIDSVEGEGTTVWFSLPVQLAEDSRPVEEMSKWGADKEEKPSVMIVEDDYSLSLLLSEELKGKGFRVTHHYHPQKAFDQALKTPFVAIVVDLMLGVELDGWDLIRMLKNDPRTEKVPIVISSALDQTDKSLLENVKTYLTKPYPPGELSNTLQEIVEIKLKSGEVLFPDNDL; the protein is encoded by the coding sequence ATGAGAACAGCGATACTCTCTAACCGCAGCATCAAAACGAAATATTACCGTATCATTACCTTATTATTTCTGCTCCTGGTCGTGACAGTGACCATCCTCTTCTTCTATATTAACTCGCAGCAAAGCAGGCTGAGGGCGGAGCGGGAGGTCTTGCAGACCAAAGCAAATACCATAGACGCGCTGGCCGGTGCGCTGAACGAGGTGTTTTTCCGGGCCAGAGGTTATGTTGCCCTGAAGAACAGCAATGAGCTGACTCTGCTGAATACAGCGCTTGAGAATCTGGACGGCATTCTGGATCAATACGCCACGCTGAATTTGTCGCCGGAGGAGGCGGAATACCGGGATGCGCTGTCAACATTTTATACTAACTACAAAAGCAAGACGCTGCCAAAGGCGATTCAATTGGTTGAAAGTGATGATTATGAGGGAATCCGGACCCTTTCGCAGAGCGGCAGCACGCAGGCTTTGAATGATTTTCTCGCCTATACCAAGGCCTTCAAGGACAACTCTGATAAGCAATTAAGTGAGATGGCGGACCGTTCGATCCGGAAGGCCGACGGCTATACCGTCGCCGCTTTTGGCATCAGCGCTTTTTTGCTCCTCTTTTTCACACTGATGATCTGGCGGATGCTGAAAGTACTGATTGATCCGATTGTCCGGCTGGAGGAGGCTACCCATTCGCTTGCGGCGGGTGAGGCGGTTCTGCTCGGCAGACTGCATAAGCAGGATGAGATCGGACGCTTGTATGAGGCATTTCTGAATATGGCCCACAGCATCCAGGACAAGGAAGAAGAGCTGACGATGCAGAACGAAGAGCTGCAGGCTCAGCAGGATGAGCTTCAGGACCAGCAGTTCAAGCTGGAGCGCTCTCTGATTGAAATTGAAAGCATCATGAAGGCGCTCAATCAGACCTCAGCCGTCGGTATTTTGTCGGATAAAGGACTGTTCACTTACGCCAACGACAATCTGAGCAAATATACAGGTTACAGCCATTCCGAAATGCTAGGTTATCCTTTCCGGTTATTGGAACTGCTTAATATTACCGATTCCCAGCTTGAGCAGATCTTCAACAAACTATCGACCGGCGGGATCTGGAGCGGAGAAGTGGAGACTCTGGTGAAGGATGGTTCGGCGTCCGTGTGGCTTCATATGACGGTTATGCCATATTTGAATGATGAAGGCAGGGTCTACCAGTATATCCTGATTGCGAACAATATCACTTCCCTCAAAAGTGTACAGCAGCAGCTGGCGGTTACGCTCCAGAATACGGAGCAGACCACAGTGATGCTTGAACGCTATAACCAGTTGAATCATGAGCTTACTTATACACTGGACAAGCAGGAATTCGCCGAGAAATTCAGCAGGTTCATGAACCAGATTTATGCGTTTGATTCCAGCCTCTTTTTTCTCGTCAAGGACAAAATCGCCATTGTCAAAGGTGTGCCGCAGGAGAAGGTGGAGCAGTACCTTGATCATAACCATCTTGATATGCTGCATCGCCTGCAAGAGGATAAATCCTATATTGTCAAAAGAACAGGTTCGCCGCGGGAACAGGGCATTTCACCTGATGAAGTTGTTTGCTACGACTACTATACTTCTGTTGTGGGCGGAAGCGGCGAGATACTGGCGGTATTCTGCGGCAGCCGGATCGGCCATCCCTTCACCGAAGAGGAGATCAGCGAAATTCAGGGCCTTGTGAGCCGGGTGGCGCTGGCCATTGAGCGGATCATGATGTACGAAGAAATCGAACACGGGCGCAAGCTGAACCAGGATATCGTCAACAATGTCAATGAGGGAATCCAGTTCGTCAATACCGAAGGCGTCATGCAGCATATCAACAAGGCTCTTAGCCAGTTGTTCCACTACGAATGGACCGAAGGCTCGCTTATTCCTGCGGAGGATTGGCTGGATGCGTTCACCGGCAAGTCCAATGAATCGGCGGAACTGCGCAGCTTCTATGAGAATGCGATGGCTGAAACAGCGATGGATTCCAGTACAATGAAATACTCGCTGGGCAAGGAAGAGATTCAGCATGTGGACGTCTATGCCATTCCTGTGCTGCGGCGTGAGGAACGGATCGGCACGTTGTTCGTACACCGCGATATTACCCGTGAATACGAGCTTGATGTGATGAAGTCAGAGCTGGTCAGCACGGTCAGCCATGAATTGCGGACACCGCTGTCGAGTGTTCTTGGTTTCACGGAGCTGCTGCTGTCCAAAACCATGAAGCCGGAGAAGCAGCTGAAGTATCTGGAGACGATTCACAAGGAAGCCAAACGCCTGACGGAGCTGATCAATGATTTTCTGGATCTGCAGAGAATGGAGTCAGGTACACAGCAGTATAATGTGGAACCGGCCCATCTCAGCGAAATTGTGCTCGGCGTGATTGACCAGTATAAGCTCAGCAGCACCCATCATATCCTTTTTGAAGACGAGGCAGTGCTTGATGAAGTGTCTGTGGACAAGGACAAAATAGTCCAGGTGCTCACCAATCTGCTCAGCAATGCCATCAAATTCTCACCGGGAAGCCATGAAGTCAAGGTGATGCTCCACAATGAGCCGGGCCGGATTCTGGTACAGATTCAGGATCAGGGGCTGGGAATCCCCAAGAATCAGATTGGCCAGCTGTTCCAGAAATTCAGAAGAGTGGACAACAGCGCCTCCAAGCGGATTGGGGGAACCGGGCTCGGTCTCGCCATCTGCAAGGAAATTATTGAAAAGCACAAGGGGACCATCGGCATTGATTCGGTGGAGGGTGAAGGTACTACCGTATGGTTCAGCCTCCCTGTACAGCTTGCGGAAGACAGCAGGCCTGTGGAGGAAATGTCCAAGTGGGGTGCGGACAAGGAAGAGAAGCCGAGTGTGATGATTGTGGAGGATGATTACAGCCTGTCGCTGCTGCTCTCGGAAGAGCTGAAGGGCAAAGGCTTCCGGGTCACCCATCATTACCATCCGCAAAAAGCATTCGACCAGGCGCTAAAGACGCCTTTTGTGGCCATTGTCGTAGATCTGATGCTGGGTGTGGAGCTGGACGGGTGGGATCTGATCCGTATGCTCAAAAATGATCCCCGGACGGAGAAGGTTCCGATTGTGATCTCCTCGGCACTGGACCAAACGGATAAAAGCCTGCTTGAAAACGTGAAGACTTATCTGACCAAACCTTATCCTCCGGGTGAGCTGTCGAATACACTGCAGGAAATTGTAGAAATCAAGCTGAAGTCGGGGGAAGTACTTTTTCCCGATAATGACTTGTAA
- a CDS encoding PFL family protein produces the protein MSIVEVQETNKMIREMNLDVRTITMGISLMDCAHADMRVFNQNVYDKITRSAEKLVKTGEDLERQFGVPIVNKRISVTPISIAAGAVHTDTYVPVAEVLDKAAKEVGVNFIGGFSALVQKGCTTGDRILIESIPEALAVTERVCSSVNVGSSRSGINMDAVKLMGDIILQTAERTKERDSIGCAKLVVFCNAVEDNPFMAGAFHGVGERECVINVGVSGPGVIKRALEEVKGHDFETLCETIKRTAFKVTRVGQLVAQEASKRLGVPFGIIDLSLAPTPLIGDSIAEIFQVMGLEEAGAPGTTAALAILNDNVKKGGVMASSYVGGLSGAFIPVSEDHGMIQAVQRGALTLEKLEAMTCVCSVGLDMIAIPGSTSKETIAGIIADEAAIGMVNNKTTAVRVIPVIGKEVGEMVEFGGLLGYAPVMAVNKFDCSGFVNRGGRIPAPIHSFKN, from the coding sequence ATTTCAATTGTGGAAGTACAGGAAACGAATAAAATGATCCGGGAAATGAACCTGGATGTCCGTACCATTACGATGGGAATCAGCCTGATGGACTGTGCCCACGCAGATATGCGTGTGTTCAATCAGAATGTGTATGATAAAATCACCCGCTCCGCCGAGAAGCTGGTCAAAACCGGCGAAGATCTGGAGCGGCAATTCGGTGTGCCGATCGTCAACAAACGGATATCGGTTACCCCGATCTCCATTGCCGCCGGAGCGGTCCACACCGATACCTACGTGCCGGTTGCCGAAGTTCTGGACAAGGCAGCCAAGGAGGTCGGTGTGAACTTCATCGGCGGCTTCTCGGCGCTGGTGCAGAAGGGCTGCACCACAGGCGACCGGATTCTGATCGAGAGCATTCCTGAAGCGCTGGCCGTAACAGAAAGAGTATGTTCTTCTGTCAATGTCGGCTCCTCGCGCAGCGGAATCAACATGGATGCTGTGAAGCTGATGGGCGATATCATCCTTCAGACCGCAGAGCGCACCAAAGAGCGCGACTCCATCGGCTGCGCCAAACTGGTGGTTTTCTGCAATGCCGTGGAGGACAACCCGTTCATGGCCGGTGCGTTTCACGGAGTCGGTGAACGCGAATGTGTGATCAACGTGGGCGTCAGCGGTCCCGGTGTTATTAAGCGGGCGCTGGAGGAAGTAAAGGGGCATGATTTCGAGACTCTTTGCGAGACGATCAAGCGGACCGCCTTCAAGGTTACCCGCGTGGGCCAGCTGGTTGCCCAGGAAGCTTCCAAACGGCTGGGCGTGCCTTTTGGCATTATCGATCTGTCTCTGGCGCCAACCCCGCTGATCGGGGATTCCATCGCCGAGATCTTTCAGGTGATGGGGCTGGAAGAAGCCGGGGCACCCGGCACAACTGCCGCACTTGCTATTCTTAACGACAATGTCAAAAAAGGCGGCGTTATGGCTTCATCCTACGTTGGCGGACTCAGCGGCGCTTTTATCCCGGTCAGCGAAGACCACGGCATGATTCAGGCGGTGCAGCGCGGGGCGCTGACACTGGAGAAGCTGGAAGCGATGACCTGTGTCTGCTCGGTAGGCCTGGATATGATTGCTATTCCCGGCAGCACCAGCAAAGAAACCATCGCCGGCATCATCGCCGACGAAGCCGCCATCGGCATGGTCAACAACAAGACCACCGCAGTCCGCGTAATTCCGGTTATCGGTAAGGAAGTCGGCGAAATGGTGGAGTTCGGCGGTCTGCTCGGCTATGCGCCGGTGATGGCCGTGAACAAGTTTGACTGCTCCGGGTTCGTTAACCGGGGCGGACGTATTCCGGCTCCGATCCACAGCTTTAAGAACTAG
- a CDS encoding aldo/keto reductase — translation MKYSYLGKSGLKVSQLCLGTMNFGPETEEKEAFQIMDAALDAGINFFDTANVYGGNDRRGWTEEIIGRWFQQGGGRREKVVLATKVYNDMFDEQDGPNSGPGLSAYKIRRHFEGSLKRLQTDHIELYQMHHIDRNVSWDELWGAFEILVSQGKADYIGSSNFAGWHIASAQAKAKERHFLGLVSEQHLYNLLERTPELEVLPASQELGLGVIPWSPLAGGLLGRNALSKTGVRSARSAKLEQHRSQLEQFSALCKELGEHEDQVALAWVLANPAVTAPIIGPRTLEQFEDSLRVTEIVLEADALKKLDEIFPGPGRPAPEAYAW, via the coding sequence ATGAAGTACAGTTATTTGGGAAAATCCGGTTTGAAGGTCAGCCAATTATGCTTGGGGACGATGAATTTTGGTCCGGAGACTGAGGAGAAAGAAGCATTCCAGATTATGGATGCCGCCTTGGATGCGGGCATCAACTTTTTTGATACCGCCAACGTGTATGGCGGTAATGACCGGCGCGGCTGGACCGAAGAAATTATCGGCCGCTGGTTTCAGCAGGGCGGCGGCCGGCGGGAGAAGGTCGTGCTGGCGACCAAGGTATACAATGATATGTTCGACGAGCAGGACGGCCCCAATTCAGGCCCCGGTTTGTCCGCATACAAGATCAGACGGCATTTTGAAGGCTCGCTGAAACGCCTGCAGACCGACCATATTGAACTGTACCAGATGCATCATATTGACCGCAATGTTTCCTGGGATGAGCTGTGGGGGGCTTTTGAAATTCTGGTTTCCCAGGGCAAAGCCGATTACATCGGGTCCAGCAATTTTGCGGGCTGGCATATTGCCTCCGCCCAGGCTAAGGCCAAGGAACGCCATTTCCTCGGGCTTGTCTCCGAGCAGCATCTGTACAACCTGCTGGAACGGACACCGGAACTGGAGGTCCTTCCGGCTTCGCAGGAGCTGGGCCTGGGAGTCATTCCTTGGAGTCCGCTGGCCGGCGGCCTGCTGGGACGCAATGCGCTGTCCAAGACCGGCGTGCGCAGCGCCCGCTCGGCCAAGCTGGAGCAGCACCGCAGCCAGCTGGAGCAGTTCTCCGCGCTCTGCAAGGAGCTCGGGGAGCATGAAGACCAGGTGGCGCTGGCCTGGGTGCTGGCCAATCCGGCGGTGACCGCGCCGATTATCGGGCCGCGGACGCTCGAACAGTTCGAGGACTCGCTGAGAGTGACCGAGATCGTGCTCGAAGCGGATGCGCTGAAGAAGCTGGACGAGATTTTCCCGGGACCGGGCCGCCCGGCACCGGAGGCTTACGCCTGGTAA
- a CDS encoding GGDEF domain-containing response regulator, producing MTTRKYKELVEQRTRQTLHNWSSQEFVNEKDIYRFLHNLKGTAGTVGLVKVEKQAGSIMLYFSEDVQRSWTEAEWGDYLYPLLELFDDEQDAAHPMLHGSHPPETDPLHGIHHQHEILIIDDDVELVAFLRESLEKQSYYVSIALSAERGLKIFYESKPDLILLDILLPDQSGIDVLRQIIGKAKKERIPIIIVSGEHSKDIQMYAYSLGVMDYLAKPLDIDLFLVLIKNRFELKREWQESVIVDELTGAFNRKYFNQTMKQLVSDFRRTGRIFSVALMDLDHFKHVNDSYGHLVGDEVLQAFSEVVRRSIRVEDTFCRFGGEEFALFMPNTDSASALLVVQRIQHELAARSFTAKKEQFHVTFSAGITEVREELHEPDRLIGEADQALYASKAEGRNRTTLYTKQLGTGLEESLLNVIVVDDDALIRRIVTHHFAAWEPAGIGHVKVSSYAGGPQFLESDWYAQGGKYIILLDGIMPELDGLEVLERIRSSYPEVNILVIMLTGRNNQRDIIHALQTGADDYVVKPFHLPELLSRIERLAHRFLF from the coding sequence ATGACAACGAGAAAATACAAAGAGCTGGTCGAGCAGCGTACCAGACAAACGCTCCACAATTGGTCTTCACAGGAATTTGTTAACGAAAAAGATATTTACCGTTTCCTGCATAATCTAAAGGGTACCGCCGGAACTGTGGGACTCGTCAAGGTCGAGAAGCAGGCGGGCAGCATCATGCTGTATTTCTCGGAGGATGTCCAACGAAGCTGGACGGAAGCGGAATGGGGGGATTACTTATACCCGCTTTTGGAGCTTTTTGACGATGAACAAGATGCAGCACATCCGATGCTGCACGGTTCTCATCCGCCGGAAACGGATCCCTTACACGGCATTCACCACCAGCATGAGATTCTGATCATTGATGATGATGTTGAGCTGGTGGCTTTTTTACGCGAATCTCTAGAAAAGCAGTCCTATTATGTCAGCATCGCCTTGTCCGCCGAGCGCGGACTGAAGATATTTTATGAGAGCAAGCCGGATCTGATCCTGCTGGATATTCTGCTTCCGGACCAGAGTGGAATTGATGTGCTGAGGCAAATCATCGGCAAGGCCAAAAAAGAACGGATTCCCATCATCATCGTCAGCGGCGAGCATTCCAAGGATATTCAAATGTACGCCTATTCGCTCGGTGTGATGGACTATCTGGCGAAGCCGCTGGACATCGACCTGTTCCTGGTGCTGATCAAGAACCGTTTTGAGCTGAAGCGGGAGTGGCAGGAATCGGTTATTGTGGATGAGCTGACCGGTGCGTTCAACCGCAAGTACTTCAATCAGACGATGAAGCAGCTTGTCTCCGATTTCCGGCGGACCGGCCGGATTTTTTCGGTGGCGCTGATGGATCTGGATCATTTCAAGCATGTGAATGACAGTTATGGCCACCTGGTCGGCGATGAAGTGCTTCAGGCCTTTTCCGAGGTGGTGCGCCGTTCCATACGTGTAGAAGATACCTTCTGCCGGTTCGGCGGAGAAGAATTTGCCTTATTTATGCCGAATACGGATTCGGCTTCAGCGCTTCTGGTGGTGCAGCGGATTCAGCATGAGCTTGCCGCAAGAAGTTTTACCGCCAAAAAGGAGCAGTTTCATGTTACTTTCTCAGCCGGCATTACGGAGGTCCGCGAAGAACTTCATGAACCGGACCGGCTGATCGGGGAAGCAGACCAGGCGTTATATGCCAGCAAGGCTGAAGGAAGGAACCGGACCACCCTGTATACCAAGCAGCTCGGCACAGGCTTAGAAGAATCGCTGCTGAATGTGATTGTCGTAGATGACGACGCTCTGATCCGCCGGATTGTGACCCATCATTTTGCAGCCTGGGAACCGGCGGGCATTGGCCATGTGAAGGTCAGCAGCTATGCAGGCGGCCCGCAGTTTCTGGAATCGGACTGGTATGCGCAAGGCGGCAAATATATTATTTTGCTTGATGGCATCATGCCGGAGCTGGACGGGCTGGAGGTCCTGGAGCGGATTCGCAGCAGCTACCCGGAAGTGAATATTCTAGTGATTATGCTGACCGGACGGAATAACCAGCGCGACATCATCCATGCCTTGCAGACGGGGGCTGACGATTACGTGGTGAAGCCTTTTCATCTGCCGGAACTGCTGAGCAGAATAGAGCGGCTGGCACACAGATTTCTGTTCTGA
- a CDS encoding sigma-70 family RNA polymerase sigma factor — MTPQTVEDLTVEEIYRSYNRYAFSIAYRMLGTVADAEDAVQDCFAGLQQRELSGILNMKAYVAKGITNRCLNILSSARSRRETYIGEWLPEPVSEAYDGPEASAERKDTLSYAFLVLLERLSPTERAVFVLREAFQYEYDAIAEMVGKSESNCRQIFSRAKRTLQSEQLPPAASGEGNPASREKLLQRFTAAFAAYDVGGMLALLAEQPVLVGDGGGQEVHTILRPMVGRKGVLALLTSRRVLQRMREWEGAVVSINGEPNLVFKQQGEVRAVLCLTLDKSGEQIQELYLVMAPGKLKHVAN; from the coding sequence ATGACTCCACAGACAGTGGAAGATCTCACGGTGGAGGAAATCTACCGCAGCTATAATCGTTATGCCTTCTCGATTGCTTACAGAATGCTGGGAACTGTGGCTGATGCGGAGGATGCCGTGCAGGACTGTTTTGCCGGGCTGCAGCAGAGGGAGCTCAGCGGTATTCTCAATATGAAGGCTTACGTGGCTAAGGGGATTACCAACCGCTGCCTGAATATTCTCAGCTCTGCGCGCAGCCGCAGAGAGACTTATATTGGAGAATGGCTGCCCGAGCCTGTAAGCGAGGCTTACGACGGGCCGGAAGCGTCAGCGGAGCGGAAGGATACGCTGTCATATGCTTTTCTGGTGCTGCTGGAGCGGCTGTCTCCCACGGAAAGAGCGGTGTTTGTGCTGAGAGAGGCTTTTCAGTACGAATATGATGCTATAGCGGAGATGGTTGGCAAGTCTGAGAGCAACTGCCGGCAAATTTTCAGCCGGGCCAAACGCACGCTGCAATCGGAGCAGTTGCCGCCAGCGGCATCAGGGGAGGGGAACCCCGCTTCAAGAGAAAAGCTGCTGCAACGGTTCACCGCCGCTTTTGCCGCTTATGATGTTGGCGGAATGCTTGCGCTGCTGGCTGAACAGCCTGTGCTTGTCGGTGACGGGGGCGGGCAGGAAGTGCATACGATTCTTAGACCTATGGTGGGACGCAAAGGCGTGCTGGCACTGCTGACTTCGCGGAGAGTACTCCAGCGGATGCGTGAGTGGGAGGGCGCGGTCGTCAGCATCAACGGCGAGCCGAATCTTGTGTTCAAGCAGCAAGGAGAGGTCCGAGCGGTGCTCTGTCTAACACTGGACAAAAGCGGGGAGCAGATTCAGGAGCTGTACCTGGTTATGGCTCCCGGCAAGCTGAAGCATGTGGCGAACTGA
- a CDS encoding carboxymuconolactone decarboxylase family protein: MSLRFNYRAVNEQAFRTMMTLEQYGGGRIKDKVLYELVKIRVSQINGCAFCLDMHAKDLMKLGDYADHILLLSAWHEVPLFTEKEKALLELAETVTLISQAGVPAALYDKVMEHISQEEFVDWIMVINTINNWNRIAISTGMYPGCFN, encoded by the coding sequence ATGAGTTTAAGATTTAATTACAGAGCGGTAAATGAGCAGGCTTTCCGGACAATGATGACACTGGAGCAGTATGGAGGCGGACGAATCAAGGATAAGGTATTATATGAGTTAGTGAAAATACGCGTCTCCCAGATCAACGGCTGTGCCTTCTGCCTGGATATGCATGCGAAGGACCTGATGAAGCTGGGCGATTATGCGGACCATATTTTGCTGCTCAGTGCATGGCATGAGGTGCCGTTGTTTACGGAAAAGGAAAAAGCACTGCTTGAACTTGCCGAGACAGTAACCCTTATTAGTCAAGCTGGGGTTCCTGCGGCGTTGTATGACAAGGTTATGGAGCATATCAGCCAGGAGGAGTTCGTGGACTGGATTATGGTCATCAATACTATCAACAACTGGAACCGCATCGCGATCTCTACCGGAATGTATCCGGGTTGTTTTAACTGA